The DNA sequence AGCGGCGAGTGCTAGGATAGCCATCACGTCTTCGCCGCCCTGAGCGATTAGTTGCGGCAAGTTGATTTCGCCGGATGGGCCGATGCTCGCGTTCGAGAAGACGGCGGCCAGGTGCTTAGCGACGGTCGGTATTTGGCCGAAGCCAAACTCACGTACGGTGATAGATTCGCCACCCACTTCGACAGTGGCGGTCAGGGGCAATAGCTTCGAAGTCATCGTGTGTGGTCCGTACATATGAAAAAACGGGGCAGCCCTTCATGGGCTACCCCGTATAGGGACCAGCTGTGGGCCGAATGCGGCCTTACTTGCTGTCGTACACGACGGCGAAGCGACCCAGGGGGCCTTCAGGCAGCGTCTCGTCCAGGAGCACCGGACCCTCAAGCACGGGCGCAGCGAACTCATTCGAGATGAGTTCAAACGCCGAAGCGGGGTTGGGCTTCCATCGGTGGATGACGATGGTCTTTCCCGTTCGCTCAGACACATAAGTCACTTCGTACTCATCGCCATCGGTCGTAAACACGCCCAGCGCCTGGGCCTCGCCGGCATCGTACGTGCCAGCAGCAGACGCCGCGATGTCCTTCAGCGCGACGACGACGCCCCCCGCTGCGAGCACCTTGAAGTCTTCCCCCTCAGTGAGGTCTTCGATTTCAACGTCGGAGACGTTGACGTGTGGCAGCTTGAACATCTCGCCATCCTTCAGCGCGGGCAGCGTGAAGGTCTGAGCAGTGGCCTCAGCTTGCGCCTGCACAGTACCGTACAGATACATTGCGAGGTTGCGCGCCTCAAGGTTGTTACCCGTGATTGACAGGGTCGCGGACTTGCTCACTTCTTCTACAGCCAGGTCACCGGACTCATTGCCGCTCGAGCGAAGCGTCACAGTCTCGCGAGTCATGCTGAACGTCGCGGCAGCGGCATTTCCGAAGTAAAACGGCTTCGCAGTGGGGTCAGAGCGCTTGCGAATGAAGAAGTCGCCCTTCAAAGAGTAGTACTGTGGTTTGGACATTGCTTACCTTGCAAGGTTGTTAACAGAGAGCACAGTTCCGGAGTGCTTGTCTTGTTTAGCGACCACCGCGGGTGTAAAGCGTCGTGTCAACAGAGAACAGCAGCGCGTACTCGCGCAAGGTCCCGCCGTCGTAACTCTCAGGGTCGGTACCCTGAAGTTCTAGGCTTCCGAACCCATCCCCTGGGCACCAGCCGTGCAGCGCCTGCACAATGGACATGAGCAACTGCCCTTCCTCAACGCTTCGCTCTTTCGCCCCATGACCACGAATGAACAAAGACACACTCCAGCGGCTCTCGAGCAGCACTGCGA is a window from the Caldimonas thermodepolymerans genome containing:
- a CDS encoding DUF6631 family protein, which translates into the protein MTSKLLPLTATVEVGGESITVREFGFGQIPTVAKHLAAVFSNASIGPSGEINLPQLIAQGGEDVMAILALAAGKPRSWLDTLSVDEGVGLLSAVIAVNKESFAKKLMPALSKLGAAAAGSESN
- a CDS encoding phage tail terminator protein, encoding MQTDTYFALEPLLLERLRTIPSLAVISVTDADDKTLFNTVEPTAVVAFQGDSRKDSNDFAVLLESRWSVSLFIRGHGAKERSVEEGQLLMSIVQALHGWCPGDGFGSLELQGTDPESYDGGTLREYALLFSVDTTLYTRGGR